AGAGGCTACGACATAGAGATAATCATGCAGCCAGTCCAAGCTTCGCTTTCCAGCCTTGGAGTTTAGCATAACTCTCTTCCTGTCCTGACTTTGGAGGCATCTTAGCAATTTGAGCCAAACGTTCTCGATTTTTGTCTTCCCAGTATTCCTGCATCTCTTGGGTTGCTTGTAAAACAGTTTGGTATTCTGCTTCTACCTCAGCGCGGTTGGCATTGATGTAGAAGATTGCTGCATTGAGTTGTTCTTCTGTCAAAGGAAGCCAGTTCAGAATTAGCTTGGGTGTCCATCCCGCTGCAAGATGATCCATAACATCGTAGAGCGTGATGTGGGTACCTGCGATCGTTAATCCGCGTTTTGTACGAATAATAGATAGTTGCCCATTCGATACTGAAACCATACGCTTCACTCTTAAAAGCTGTCTCCATAATACCTTGATGCTCTGATGCAGAGTTTTATCAAGTCTCCAGCATTTGCAAGCGATATAGGCTGGAGTAAAGTCCACCTTGCTCCAAAAGCTCCTCATGGGTTCCTGATTCTGCAAGGTGACCTTGCTTGAGAACGAGAATGCGATCGACATTCCGAATCGTCGAAAGTCGGTGGGCAATAATAATGGCGGTGCGATCGACCAACAGCGTTTCCA
The Timaviella obliquedivisa GSE-PSE-MK23-08B DNA segment above includes these coding regions:
- a CDS encoding DUF433 domain-containing protein, encoding MVSVSNGQLSIIRTKRGLTIAGTHITLYDVMDHLAAGWTPKLILNWLPLTEEQLNAAIFYINANRAEVEAEYQTVLQATQEMQEYWEDKNRERLAQIAKMPPKSGQEESYAKLQGWKAKLGLAA